A stretch of the Phyllopteryx taeniolatus isolate TA_2022b chromosome 5, UOR_Ptae_1.2, whole genome shotgun sequence genome encodes the following:
- the lingo1a gene encoding leucine-rich repeat and immunoglobulin-like domain-containing nogo receptor-interacting protein 1 isoform X3, whose product MAARGATGHSFLVTCWQPILILMLSAVLSVSTTGCPSRCECNIPERTVMCHRKKLMTVPEGIPAETRLLDLSKNRIRSINPDEFAIFANLEHLELSENTISTIEPGAFNNLFGLRTLGLRSNKLKLIQLGVFTGLSNLTELDISENKIVILLDYMFQDLYNLRSLEVGDNDLVFISHRAFHGLSSLEHLSLEKCNLSSVPTEAFTHLHSLITLRLHHLNINIIRDYSFKRLFRLKVLEIANWPYLDTMTPNCLYGLNLTSLTIANANLTTIPYIALRHLVYLRFLNLSYNAIHTIDGNKLHDLLRLQEFHLVGGRLAMIEPYSFRGLNYLKILNVSGNSLTTLEESAFHSVGNLETLALYDNPLACDCRMLWVFRRRWRLNFNRQQPTCASPEFVQGKEFKDFPDVLQPNYFICRKSRIRDRKPQQQFVDEGAIVHFACEADGDPAPVIMWLSPQKKLITSKTIGRISVLPDGTLEVRYAQIQDNGTYMCIASNAGGNDTTLAHLHIHSYSPDWPFQPNKTFAFISNQPAETGANDTRANVPFPFDIKTLIIATTMGFISFLGVVLFCLVLLFLWSRGKGNTKHNIEIEYVPRKSDAGMSSSTVDAPRKFNMKMI is encoded by the coding sequence ATGGCGGCTCGGGGAGCGACTGGGCACAGCTTCCTGGTGACGTGCTGGCAGCCCATTCTGATCCTGATGCTGAGCGCCGTGCTGTCTGTCTCTACCACTGGCTGCCCGTCCCGCTGTGAGTGCAACATCCCAGAGCGCACCGTGATGTGCCACCGCAAGAAGCTCATGACGGTTCCCGAGGGAATCCCCGCAGAAACCCGGCTGCTGGACCTCAGCAAGAACCGCATAAGAAGCATCAACCCTGACGAGTTCGCCATCTTTGCCAACCTGGAGCACTTGGAGCTCAGCGAGAACACGATCTCCACGATTGAACCCGGCGCATTCAACAACCTTTTCGGTTTACGGACATTGGGGCTCCGTAGCAACAAGCTAAAGCTGATCCAGCTCGGGGTCTTCACGGGCCTGAGCAATCTCACTGAGCTGGACATAAGCGAGAACAAGATCGTCATCCTGCTGGACTATATGTTCCAGGATTTGTACAACCTGCGTTCTTTGGAGGTGGGCGATAACGACCTGGTTTTTATCTCCCACCGCGCTTTTCACGGCCTGAGTAGCCTTGAGCATCTGAGTCTTGAGAAGTGCAACCTGTCCTCTGTGCCAACAGAGGCCTTTACCCACCTGCACAGTCTGATCACACTTAGGCTGCACCACCTCAACATCAATATCATACGGGATTACTCATTTAAACGTCTCTTTAGGCTCAAAGTGTTGGAGATTGCCAATTGGCCATATTTGGATACAATGACCCCAAATTGCTTGTATGGATTAAACCTGACCTCCCTGACCATAGCAAATGCTAACCTGACCACCATTCCTTACATCGCCCTAAGGCATTTGGTATACTTGCGTTTTCTTAATCTTTCCTATAACGCGATCCATACCATTGATGGAAATAAGCTCCACGATCTTCTGCGTCTTCAGGAGTTTCACCTGGTTGGAGGGCGACTGGCCATGATTGAGCCCTACTCATTCCGGGGTCTCAATTACCTGAAGATTCTCAATGTGTCTGGGAACTCCCTGACTACTTTAGAGGAGTCCGCATTCCATTCAGTAGGCAATCTGGAGACTCTGGCCTTGTATGACAATCCCCTGGCCTGCGACTGTCGCATGTTGTGGGTTTTCCGGCGACGCTGGAGACTCAACTTCAACCGGCAGCAGCCCACCTGCGCCTCCCCTGAATTTGTCCAAGGCAAAGAGTTTAAGGACTTCCCGGATGTCCTGCAACCCAACTACTTCATCTGTCGCAAGTCCAGGATTAGGGATCGCAAACCGCAGCAGCAGTTTGTTGACGAGGGAGCCATCGTTCACTTCGCTTGCGAGGCGGACGGCGATCCAGCTCCGGTGATCATGTGGCTCTCCCCGCAGAAGAAGTTAATCACCAGCAAAACAATCGGAAGGATCTCTGTGTTGCCAGATGGTACCCTTGAGGTCCGCTACGCTCAGATTCAGGACAATGGAACTTACATGTGTATAGCAAGCAACGCGGGCGGAAATGACACCACTCTGGCTCACTTGCACATTCACAGCTACTCGCCTGATTGGCCATTCCAGCCCAACAAGACTTTTGCTTTCATCTCGAACCAGCCTGCAGAAACTGGTGCTAACGACACGCGAGCCAATGTCCCTTTCCCCTTCGATATAAAGACGTTGATCATTGCGACCACAATGGGCTTCATTTCCTTTCTGGGCGTCGTCTTGTTTTGCCTGGTGCTGCTCTTCCTTTGGAGCAGAGGCAAAGGCAACACAAAGCACAACATCGAGATTGAGTATGTGCCGCGCAAATCGGACGCTGGCATGagcagcagcacggtggacgctCCCCGCAAGTTTAACATGAAAATGATTTAA
- the lingo1a gene encoding leucine-rich repeat and immunoglobulin-like domain-containing nogo receptor-interacting protein 1 isoform X2: protein MDGVELAVTDKMAARGATGHSFLVTCWQPILILMLSAVLSVSTTGCPSRCECNIPERTVMCHRKKLMTVPEGIPAETRLLDLSKNRIRSINPDEFAIFANLEHLELSENTISTIEPGAFNNLFGLRTLGLRSNKLKLIQLGVFTGLSNLTELDISENKIVILLDYMFQDLYNLRSLEVGDNDLVFISHRAFHGLSSLEHLSLEKCNLSSVPTEAFTHLHSLITLRLHHLNINIIRDYSFKRLFRLKVLEIANWPYLDTMTPNCLYGLNLTSLTIANANLTTIPYIALRHLVYLRFLNLSYNAIHTIDGNKLHDLLRLQEFHLVGGRLAMIEPYSFRGLNYLKILNVSGNSLTTLEESAFHSVGNLETLALYDNPLACDCRMLWVFRRRWRLNFNRQQPTCASPEFVQGKEFKDFPDVLQPNYFICRKSRIRDRKPQQQFVDEGAIVHFACEADGDPAPVIMWLSPQKKLITSKTIGRISVLPDGTLEVRYAQIQDNGTYMCIASNAGGNDTTLAHLHIHSYSPDWPFQPNKTFAFISNQPAETGANDTRANVPFPFDIKTLIIATTMGFISFLGVVLFCLVLLFLWSRGKGNTKHNIEIEYVPRKSDAGMSSSTVDAPRKFNMKMI from the exons ATGGATGGAGTAGAGCTCGCG GTAACCGATAAGATGGCGGCTCGGGGAGCGACTGGGCACAGCTTCCTGGTGACGTGCTGGCAGCCCATTCTGATCCTGATGCTGAGCGCCGTGCTGTCTGTCTCTACCACTGGCTGCCCGTCCCGCTGTGAGTGCAACATCCCAGAGCGCACCGTGATGTGCCACCGCAAGAAGCTCATGACGGTTCCCGAGGGAATCCCCGCAGAAACCCGGCTGCTGGACCTCAGCAAGAACCGCATAAGAAGCATCAACCCTGACGAGTTCGCCATCTTTGCCAACCTGGAGCACTTGGAGCTCAGCGAGAACACGATCTCCACGATTGAACCCGGCGCATTCAACAACCTTTTCGGTTTACGGACATTGGGGCTCCGTAGCAACAAGCTAAAGCTGATCCAGCTCGGGGTCTTCACGGGCCTGAGCAATCTCACTGAGCTGGACATAAGCGAGAACAAGATCGTCATCCTGCTGGACTATATGTTCCAGGATTTGTACAACCTGCGTTCTTTGGAGGTGGGCGATAACGACCTGGTTTTTATCTCCCACCGCGCTTTTCACGGCCTGAGTAGCCTTGAGCATCTGAGTCTTGAGAAGTGCAACCTGTCCTCTGTGCCAACAGAGGCCTTTACCCACCTGCACAGTCTGATCACACTTAGGCTGCACCACCTCAACATCAATATCATACGGGATTACTCATTTAAACGTCTCTTTAGGCTCAAAGTGTTGGAGATTGCCAATTGGCCATATTTGGATACAATGACCCCAAATTGCTTGTATGGATTAAACCTGACCTCCCTGACCATAGCAAATGCTAACCTGACCACCATTCCTTACATCGCCCTAAGGCATTTGGTATACTTGCGTTTTCTTAATCTTTCCTATAACGCGATCCATACCATTGATGGAAATAAGCTCCACGATCTTCTGCGTCTTCAGGAGTTTCACCTGGTTGGAGGGCGACTGGCCATGATTGAGCCCTACTCATTCCGGGGTCTCAATTACCTGAAGATTCTCAATGTGTCTGGGAACTCCCTGACTACTTTAGAGGAGTCCGCATTCCATTCAGTAGGCAATCTGGAGACTCTGGCCTTGTATGACAATCCCCTGGCCTGCGACTGTCGCATGTTGTGGGTTTTCCGGCGACGCTGGAGACTCAACTTCAACCGGCAGCAGCCCACCTGCGCCTCCCCTGAATTTGTCCAAGGCAAAGAGTTTAAGGACTTCCCGGATGTCCTGCAACCCAACTACTTCATCTGTCGCAAGTCCAGGATTAGGGATCGCAAACCGCAGCAGCAGTTTGTTGACGAGGGAGCCATCGTTCACTTCGCTTGCGAGGCGGACGGCGATCCAGCTCCGGTGATCATGTGGCTCTCCCCGCAGAAGAAGTTAATCACCAGCAAAACAATCGGAAGGATCTCTGTGTTGCCAGATGGTACCCTTGAGGTCCGCTACGCTCAGATTCAGGACAATGGAACTTACATGTGTATAGCAAGCAACGCGGGCGGAAATGACACCACTCTGGCTCACTTGCACATTCACAGCTACTCGCCTGATTGGCCATTCCAGCCCAACAAGACTTTTGCTTTCATCTCGAACCAGCCTGCAGAAACTGGTGCTAACGACACGCGAGCCAATGTCCCTTTCCCCTTCGATATAAAGACGTTGATCATTGCGACCACAATGGGCTTCATTTCCTTTCTGGGCGTCGTCTTGTTTTGCCTGGTGCTGCTCTTCCTTTGGAGCAGAGGCAAAGGCAACACAAAGCACAACATCGAGATTGAGTATGTGCCGCGCAAATCGGACGCTGGCATGagcagcagcacggtggacgctCCCCGCAAGTTTAACATGAAAATGATTTAA
- the lingo1a gene encoding leucine-rich repeat and immunoglobulin-like domain-containing nogo receptor-interacting protein 1 isoform X1, which translates to MIGCAARLWVTDKMAARGATGHSFLVTCWQPILILMLSAVLSVSTTGCPSRCECNIPERTVMCHRKKLMTVPEGIPAETRLLDLSKNRIRSINPDEFAIFANLEHLELSENTISTIEPGAFNNLFGLRTLGLRSNKLKLIQLGVFTGLSNLTELDISENKIVILLDYMFQDLYNLRSLEVGDNDLVFISHRAFHGLSSLEHLSLEKCNLSSVPTEAFTHLHSLITLRLHHLNINIIRDYSFKRLFRLKVLEIANWPYLDTMTPNCLYGLNLTSLTIANANLTTIPYIALRHLVYLRFLNLSYNAIHTIDGNKLHDLLRLQEFHLVGGRLAMIEPYSFRGLNYLKILNVSGNSLTTLEESAFHSVGNLETLALYDNPLACDCRMLWVFRRRWRLNFNRQQPTCASPEFVQGKEFKDFPDVLQPNYFICRKSRIRDRKPQQQFVDEGAIVHFACEADGDPAPVIMWLSPQKKLITSKTIGRISVLPDGTLEVRYAQIQDNGTYMCIASNAGGNDTTLAHLHIHSYSPDWPFQPNKTFAFISNQPAETGANDTRANVPFPFDIKTLIIATTMGFISFLGVVLFCLVLLFLWSRGKGNTKHNIEIEYVPRKSDAGMSSSTVDAPRKFNMKMI; encoded by the exons ATGATAGGCTGCGCTGCAAGGCTCTGG GTAACCGATAAGATGGCGGCTCGGGGAGCGACTGGGCACAGCTTCCTGGTGACGTGCTGGCAGCCCATTCTGATCCTGATGCTGAGCGCCGTGCTGTCTGTCTCTACCACTGGCTGCCCGTCCCGCTGTGAGTGCAACATCCCAGAGCGCACCGTGATGTGCCACCGCAAGAAGCTCATGACGGTTCCCGAGGGAATCCCCGCAGAAACCCGGCTGCTGGACCTCAGCAAGAACCGCATAAGAAGCATCAACCCTGACGAGTTCGCCATCTTTGCCAACCTGGAGCACTTGGAGCTCAGCGAGAACACGATCTCCACGATTGAACCCGGCGCATTCAACAACCTTTTCGGTTTACGGACATTGGGGCTCCGTAGCAACAAGCTAAAGCTGATCCAGCTCGGGGTCTTCACGGGCCTGAGCAATCTCACTGAGCTGGACATAAGCGAGAACAAGATCGTCATCCTGCTGGACTATATGTTCCAGGATTTGTACAACCTGCGTTCTTTGGAGGTGGGCGATAACGACCTGGTTTTTATCTCCCACCGCGCTTTTCACGGCCTGAGTAGCCTTGAGCATCTGAGTCTTGAGAAGTGCAACCTGTCCTCTGTGCCAACAGAGGCCTTTACCCACCTGCACAGTCTGATCACACTTAGGCTGCACCACCTCAACATCAATATCATACGGGATTACTCATTTAAACGTCTCTTTAGGCTCAAAGTGTTGGAGATTGCCAATTGGCCATATTTGGATACAATGACCCCAAATTGCTTGTATGGATTAAACCTGACCTCCCTGACCATAGCAAATGCTAACCTGACCACCATTCCTTACATCGCCCTAAGGCATTTGGTATACTTGCGTTTTCTTAATCTTTCCTATAACGCGATCCATACCATTGATGGAAATAAGCTCCACGATCTTCTGCGTCTTCAGGAGTTTCACCTGGTTGGAGGGCGACTGGCCATGATTGAGCCCTACTCATTCCGGGGTCTCAATTACCTGAAGATTCTCAATGTGTCTGGGAACTCCCTGACTACTTTAGAGGAGTCCGCATTCCATTCAGTAGGCAATCTGGAGACTCTGGCCTTGTATGACAATCCCCTGGCCTGCGACTGTCGCATGTTGTGGGTTTTCCGGCGACGCTGGAGACTCAACTTCAACCGGCAGCAGCCCACCTGCGCCTCCCCTGAATTTGTCCAAGGCAAAGAGTTTAAGGACTTCCCGGATGTCCTGCAACCCAACTACTTCATCTGTCGCAAGTCCAGGATTAGGGATCGCAAACCGCAGCAGCAGTTTGTTGACGAGGGAGCCATCGTTCACTTCGCTTGCGAGGCGGACGGCGATCCAGCTCCGGTGATCATGTGGCTCTCCCCGCAGAAGAAGTTAATCACCAGCAAAACAATCGGAAGGATCTCTGTGTTGCCAGATGGTACCCTTGAGGTCCGCTACGCTCAGATTCAGGACAATGGAACTTACATGTGTATAGCAAGCAACGCGGGCGGAAATGACACCACTCTGGCTCACTTGCACATTCACAGCTACTCGCCTGATTGGCCATTCCAGCCCAACAAGACTTTTGCTTTCATCTCGAACCAGCCTGCAGAAACTGGTGCTAACGACACGCGAGCCAATGTCCCTTTCCCCTTCGATATAAAGACGTTGATCATTGCGACCACAATGGGCTTCATTTCCTTTCTGGGCGTCGTCTTGTTTTGCCTGGTGCTGCTCTTCCTTTGGAGCAGAGGCAAAGGCAACACAAAGCACAACATCGAGATTGAGTATGTGCCGCGCAAATCGGACGCTGGCATGagcagcagcacggtggacgctCCCCGCAAGTTTAACATGAAAATGATTTAA